Genomic window (Spirosoma sp. KCTC 42546):
CAATGCCTGCTCAACGCCAGGCACCGGTACGCGTAGCAAAACTGGACCGCAATGCCCGTGTTAATGTGCAGTACGTCGATGGCACCGTAAAACGGGATGTCAAGTATAAAACGGTAGAAAACGACCTGATGAGTGGCAAGGCAATGCTGATTGACTAGCCAGATAAATACATTGATTCCCATCCCTCCCATTCGTATCTTAGCTGATACAAATTGGAGGGATAATTTTTTAAGGTAATGATAGCAGAACAACGACAATTCATTACGCAGGAAGCGTATCTGTCCATGGAGCGTGTTGCCCTTGAAAAAAGTGAATATTATCAGGGAGAAACTTTACCAATGGCAGGTGCATCTAAACAATACAATCGTATCAAAGAAAATGTATCGGGTGAAATTTATATTGCATTACGGGGAAGTGACTGTCAATCGTTCTCTTCGGACATGCGCGTTCATTTACCCGAAACGACCCTGTTTGCCTATCCTGATATTGTGATTGTGTGTGGAGAACCACAATTAATAGACGATGAATTCGATAACCTGCTTAATCCGGTCGTGCTCATTGAAGTTTTATTGGATGGGACAGAAGACTATGACCGAGGTCGGAAATTTCAACGATATCGAAAAATTCCTTCGCTTCAAGAGTATATCTTAATTAACTCACAGGCAGTTGAGATCGAGGTCTGGCGAAAAAATGAACTAGGTTTATGGACGCTCATTGAGCAGGTTTCCGAATCTACCGGAAGTTTTACGATCGGTACGATTAGTCTCACGATTTCGTTACTGAAGGTATATGACCGAACTATAGGTCTGTTGGCTTAATGCATTTTTCTCTCCGATTATTTTCGCTATTAATCGGCTTGCTGTTTCTATCGTTTCAGCAACCAGGCTCCTCCATTCGGCTGCGCTCTGAATCGTTGCCCTTTACTCCTAAAGAGTTTTACATTGCTACGGTTACGGATCAACGTACAGAAGGAGGTCCCATTGCCCGCTTAGCTTTGGTCCCTAACCAACCTGTTTACCCCGTTGACTTAGAGCGAGGGGTAGCTGCTAGTTTCCAGCAGTTTATTAACCAGGGGCTGAAACAAAATAAGAAGTTGCGCCCTATTGCTATGCGAATCCGCCAGTGCCGAGTGAGCGAGACGGCAAAAGGTACTCGTGTAACCGGTCAATTCACCTTTGCAGTTACATTTGAACTATTGGGCAAAGATGACGCAGGAACTGAAACCAGCACCCAGCTAACTGATTATAGAGGGAGTGCAAATTATACACGACCTATTGATCAGACATCGGTGATTGAACAAACTATTCGTCAGGCACTTGTTTCTTCCTTAAAGACCCTAAATGAGTACATGAATCGGGAAAGCGGGCGCAATGAGAAGTTAGCCCGGAGCCTCAAAATTAACTTTATCGATGATACGCGAATTACGGATGATGATACGGTACACTACAATCCTACCCGAAAATTAACCTGGGCCGATTTCCAGGCTGCACCGCGTAAAGGGAGCCATTATGCTGCCGAAGTCTTTACCAGTTTCTCCTACGAGGGTAAAAGCACGGTTAAGGATGGCGTTATTATTCTTAACCTGAATGCAAAAGCGTATATGCTGAAAACTTCATCCTGGGGGCGATCCGATGCCAGAACGGCTTATGCATTAAATCACGAGCAGCGCCATTTTGACATTACAAAAATTATTGTCGAGCGATTTAAACGCAGGCTTCATCCAGATAGTCTGACCCTGGAAGATTACAACAGCATTGCTCAATACCAATTCATTGAGTCCTACCGTGAACTGAACCGCATGCAGACGCAGTACGACGATGAAACGAATCACAGTATCAATCAGGCCGCTCAGGAGCGCTGGAATCAAAAGATTGACGAAGAACTGCGTACTTTTGGCATAATAAAATGATTAGGAGTCAGAATTGCCCCAGCAGTTATGGCCGTGTTTTATGAGAAAAGTTCGTGTTCTGCATGTTAGTACTGCTCACCAACCGCAAGACCCGCGAATAGTCTTCAAACAATGCCAGACCCTTTCTGAACAATACGAGGTATTTTGTGCCCTACCCAATGCTGATCCTACTATTGCTCCCGCAATTCATTTTATCCGGTTACCCTACTTCCGACGTGTTATCTGGCGAATTCTGTTGACCTGCCCGTTTATTCTACTTCGATGCCTATGGTTACGCCCGAAACTTGTGCATGTGTATGTACCCGAATTTCTGCCATTTGCCTATGTATTTCAACTGCTGGGAGCGAAAGTCATTTATGAAGTACAGGAAAATCTACACAAAAAAATGCATCTTAAAACCATCAATAATGGTTTTTTGCTGACAACTGTATTCGCTTGGTTTGACCATCTCGCTCGAAAACACTTCTACCTGATTTTTACTGAACATGGCTATCTGAATACCTATACAACGCTGGCCAAGCCCCACGAAGTGATCTACAATTATCCATTACTTCCCTTTCTTGAACCATTTCAACAGCCCTATAGCCCTAACCTTGCGCAGCCATCGTTTTTCTATATTGGCTGGCTCAGTTTCGAGCGGGCGTTCGATACGCTTGTCGAAGCGCTGGCTCAACTCAAGACAACTTATCCAAATTTCAATCTGCATTTGTTCGGTCAACGTAGGTTTACTGAACGTGATCTGGCTACGCTTCCTTTTTTTAGTGATGTTCAGGATAATATACACTTCTATGGCTATACCGATCAACGGATCGCTTTCAAACAGGCCGTTGGTGCAACAGTGGGGCTAGCATTACTTAAACCCGTAGGTGACTATCCTGAATCGTACCCTACCAAGTTATTTGAATATATGGCCCTGGGTTTACCTGTTATTACCTCAGATTTTACTTTGTATCAAGATATAGTCGAACGTCATCAATGCGGATTCTGTGTTTCGCCTTATAAGCCAGCTCAACTTGCAGAAGCACTCATCTACCTGGCGGATCATCCAGATGCAGCGCGACTCATGGGTCAGCGGGGTTTTAGGGCTGTAGAGCAATTTTACAACTGGACTAGTGAGGCTCGTAAGCTGCTTATTTTTTATGAACGCATACTTTCTGGTGTTTAACAAGCCTGGTATTAGGACAAAAACAAGACATATTGAATAGTTTGTGGTATTGTTCCAATGTTCAATACTACGTTTTCCCGGAAGGATTTAACTTTAGACATTAATTAAGGGTTATCTGAGTGATAGCCCAACTTATTTGGCCTGATGTACATTCACGCAGTAAGCCATTACCTACCAACCCAGGTAGTTGGCAACGAACATTTTACCCAGCTCAATGGCCTGTCCAGCGACTGGATTATCGAACGCACTGGAATTGTGGAGCGACGAAAAGCTGCTCCCGGCGAGAATACGAATACCATGACCATTGAGGTTGTTAAGCAACTTCAGGATAAAGCCGATCTCTCCAAAGTTGATTTGATTGTAGGCGGAACCTATACGCCTTACGATACAATTGTTTCCATTGCTCATGAAGCCCAGCATTATCTCGGTATAGCCGATATTCCAGCGGTTTCAATTTCATCTGCCTGCTCGTCACTTCTTAATGCAATTGAGGTAGTTGAAGGTTACTTTGCTTTAAATAAAGCCAGTTATGCGCTCGTCATCGTATCGGAGCATAATACGCTTTACTATAATGAACAGGATACTATTTCCGGGCATTTATGGGGAGATGGTGCAGCAGCCCTACTGATTACAAAGGAACGGCAGAGCGAAGGGGATTTTTCCATTAAAGGCCTCTTGACAGGTGGAGCTGCGCATACACCCAAAGCGACTACGGGTGTGATGATGAAACCTGCCGATGGTGGTGTTACTATGCCTCACGGACGCGACGTCTTTATTAACGCCTGTCAATACATGCCTAAGGCTAGCCTACAAGTGCTTGAACGATGCGGCCTGACCCTGGCCGATGTAGATTATATTTTGCCCCACCAGGCTAATCTACGGATATCCAGGAACGTAATGAACACCCTTGGCTTACCAGAAGAGAAACTGATTTCTAATATTCAACGCTACGGAAATACGGGCTGTGCCGGTTGTGCCATCGCACTGTCTGAAAAGTGGGATACATTTCAAAAGGGCCAACGGATCGTCATCACCGTGTTCGGGGGCGGTTATTCGTATGGAGCTATGTTGGTAGAAGTATAAATGGAGGAAGGGGAGGAGAAGGAGTAAAGGGAAAAGGAGCTTTTCACGCCAACCTTTTTTCCTTTACTCCTTCTCTTCCCCTTCCTCCATTTATACTCTCCTACTGCGCTTCTGCCCGCCAAACGTTGTTCTTTTCATTGACATCCGGCAGTTTTTCGTCGGGGTCAATAACAACTGTTTTCAGGGGTGAGGTCGAATTGTATTTAAACGTCCAGGAACCACCCCGCTGCCAGACTTCTACAGGCAGATTCACACGACCTTTCTTACCGTTAGATTCCGTCACTTCAATTGTAACGGGCATGGCCATTTTTTCGAGGTTTTCAATCGAGATCAGTGATCCTTTATCAGCCGCGCCGTCAACGTATTTCACTTCTTTAACGCTTTGGTCTAGTTTCCAGGTCTCGTAGAAGAATCCTCGCCAGAACCAGCCTAAATCTTCACCAGCGCCATCTTCAATGCTGCGGAAGAAATCATAGGGAGTCGGGTGTTTGAACGCCCAGCGATTTACGTAATTTCGGAAGGCAAAGTCGAAGCGATCAGGACCGAGAATTACATCACGTAGAAGTTTCAGCCCCATACCTGGCTTGTAATAGGCCAGAATACCCAAAGCCCTTGCCTGCTGAACATCAGGGATGGTCATGATTGGCTCGGCAGGGTAGAATAAGGCGGGTGCCAGATCGTGCATCGTGCCGCGCTCGCGG
Coding sequences:
- a CDS encoding Uma2 family endonuclease, with protein sequence MIAEQRQFITQEAYLSMERVALEKSEYYQGETLPMAGASKQYNRIKENVSGEIYIALRGSDCQSFSSDMRVHLPETTLFAYPDIVIVCGEPQLIDDEFDNLLNPVVLIEVLLDGTEDYDRGRKFQRYRKIPSLQEYILINSQAVEIEVWRKNELGLWTLIEQVSESTGSFTIGTISLTISLLKVYDRTIGLLA
- a CDS encoding glycosyltransferase, translating into MRKVRVLHVSTAHQPQDPRIVFKQCQTLSEQYEVFCALPNADPTIAPAIHFIRLPYFRRVIWRILLTCPFILLRCLWLRPKLVHVYVPEFLPFAYVFQLLGAKVIYEVQENLHKKMHLKTINNGFLLTTVFAWFDHLARKHFYLIFTEHGYLNTYTTLAKPHEVIYNYPLLPFLEPFQQPYSPNLAQPSFFYIGWLSFERAFDTLVEALAQLKTTYPNFNLHLFGQRRFTERDLATLPFFSDVQDNIHFYGYTDQRIAFKQAVGATVGLALLKPVGDYPESYPTKLFEYMALGLPVITSDFTLYQDIVERHQCGFCVSPYKPAQLAEALIYLADHPDAARLMGQRGFRAVEQFYNWTSEARKLLIFYERILSGV
- a CDS encoding 3-oxoacyl-ACP synthase III family protein, which encodes MYIHAVSHYLPTQVVGNEHFTQLNGLSSDWIIERTGIVERRKAAPGENTNTMTIEVVKQLQDKADLSKVDLIVGGTYTPYDTIVSIAHEAQHYLGIADIPAVSISSACSSLLNAIEVVEGYFALNKASYALVIVSEHNTLYYNEQDTISGHLWGDGAAALLITKERQSEGDFSIKGLLTGGAAHTPKATTGVMMKPADGGVTMPHGRDVFINACQYMPKASLQVLERCGLTLADVDYILPHQANLRISRNVMNTLGLPEEKLISNIQRYGNTGCAGCAIALSEKWDTFQKGQRIVITVFGGGYSYGAMLVEV